A genomic window from Halanaerobiaceae bacterium ANBcell28 includes:
- a CDS encoding DsrE/DsrF/DrsH-like family protein, translating to MSEEIEEVQENKALEMKKLNLLLFSGDYDKALAALILADTARSIEMPVTIFCAFWGLCLLRDPEKISNENKSQYEKMFGIMTPVGPEELPLSKMNMGGLGKMMLKRMMEDDDTPKLFDFLEEAREKGVKFYACKLSAETMGIKKEELLPEVEIMTAEDYLKDALEADIKLFI from the coding sequence ATGTCTGAAGAAATTGAAGAAGTTCAAGAAAATAAAGCTTTAGAAATGAAAAAACTCAATCTCCTTTTATTTAGTGGTGATTATGATAAGGCTCTGGCTGCTTTAATACTGGCTGATACAGCACGCAGTATAGAAATGCCAGTCACCATCTTCTGCGCTTTCTGGGGTTTATGTCTCTTGCGAGACCCAGAGAAAATTTCAAATGAAAACAAAAGCCAGTATGAGAAAATGTTCGGCATAATGACTCCAGTAGGTCCTGAAGAATTACCCCTTTCTAAAATGAATATGGGTGGCTTAGGAAAAATGATGCTAAAAAGAATGATGGAAGATGATGACACTCCAAAGCTATTCGATTTTTTAGAAGAAGCCAGAGAAAAGGGTGTAAAATTTTATGCCTGTAAACTCTCTGCTGAAACAATGGGAATTAAAAAAGAAGAACTGCTGCCAGAAGTAGAAATTATGACAGCAGAAGATTATTTAAAAGATGCTCTTGAAGCAGATATTAAGTTGTTTATTTAA